In one Corallococcus sp. EGB genomic region, the following are encoded:
- a CDS encoding RluA family pseudouridine synthase: protein MASPDTREHRALPEARGERLDAYLARAFPDLTRSRLQGLIADGHVLSDGKPAKAAQRLRGGEALTLHVPAPVAAIPQAEALPVSVLHEDRDLVVVDKAAGMVVHPGAGHASGTLVNALLHRVKDLAGVGGELRPGIVHRLDKDTTGCLVVAKHEQALVALQKAFKTREVQKTYLALVHGVPPEEGRIETLYGRHPIHRQKFTGKVKEGKPAITLFRVREAFDGAALVEVDLLTGRTHQIRVHLAEAGHPLLCDALYGAGRKAKGAVAEAQEALGRQALHAWRLSFQHPRTHKTLNLEAPIPEDFQKALQRLREASLPAGPPTQAKPAAKKATGRRR, encoded by the coding sequence GTGGCCTCACCCGACACGCGCGAGCACCGCGCCCTCCCCGAAGCCCGGGGCGAGCGCCTGGATGCGTACCTGGCCCGCGCGTTCCCGGACCTCACCCGGTCCCGCCTCCAGGGCCTCATCGCGGACGGCCACGTGCTGTCCGACGGCAAGCCCGCCAAGGCCGCGCAGCGCCTGCGCGGGGGCGAAGCGCTGACGCTGCACGTCCCCGCCCCCGTCGCCGCCATCCCCCAGGCCGAAGCCCTGCCCGTGTCCGTGCTGCACGAGGACCGTGACCTCGTCGTCGTGGACAAGGCCGCCGGCATGGTGGTGCACCCGGGCGCGGGCCATGCCTCCGGGACGCTCGTCAACGCGCTCCTGCACCGCGTGAAGGACCTGGCCGGCGTGGGCGGCGAGCTGCGCCCCGGCATCGTCCACCGCCTGGACAAGGACACCACCGGCTGCCTCGTCGTCGCCAAGCACGAGCAGGCCCTGGTGGCCCTCCAGAAGGCCTTCAAGACGCGCGAGGTCCAGAAGACGTACCTGGCCCTGGTGCACGGCGTGCCGCCCGAAGAGGGCCGCATCGAGACGCTCTACGGCCGCCACCCCATCCACCGCCAGAAGTTCACCGGCAAGGTGAAGGAGGGCAAGCCCGCCATCACCCTGTTCCGCGTGCGCGAGGCCTTCGATGGCGCCGCGCTGGTGGAGGTGGACCTGCTCACCGGCCGCACGCATCAGATCCGTGTCCACCTGGCGGAGGCCGGCCACCCGCTGCTCTGCGACGCGCTCTACGGCGCCGGCCGCAAGGCGAAGGGCGCGGTGGCGGAGGCCCAGGAGGCGCTGGGCCGTCAGGCGCTGCACGCGTGGCGCCTGTCCTTCCAGCACCCGCGCACCCACAAGACGCTGAACCTGGAGGCCCCCATTCCGGAGGACTTCCAGAAGGCGCTCCAGCGCTTGCGCGAGGCGAGCCTCCCCGCGGGCCCGCCCACGCAGGCGAAGCCCGCGGCGAAGAAGGCTACAGGCCGGAGACGCTGA
- a CDS encoding HD-GYP domain-containing protein yields MADNLKINQAQQTQGENLGEFGREHNEKLQNLSRSMLAGLYMLVRSVKMYDPENAVFEKPLHQLQDIINQIIGKEGRLELTGVKDSFYLNGMLVKVDLNSIENQRYLLSELRAKDVGGITLTKPVTVQELKNFIWIFSKEQSATSEEDGLQGRKLLNMRVAKFSKLREKLNKDMDAPGDQKVDRKKYAMTVYARAVFFLQKYLESVRAGKPIGSSRALRLVQDFVDISYDQRTHFLGMTTQKREEDYLVYHQVNVALMCIVFGAELGLTKPQLRDLGYIALFHDAGMTTLPEELATKRGALTADEKTAVARAPLISVRNILMEKGFSRSTLLRVVTTFEHKTDYGTAVRDARGNIQMIIPKTNLGVYAKIIAICDAYDALTSRRPYRDAYGPEVALMLMWTEMRQKFDPELLSVFMRVMAIQPIKVLSRRQQQLSVSGL; encoded by the coding sequence ATGGCCGACAACCTGAAGATCAATCAGGCCCAGCAGACCCAGGGCGAGAACCTCGGGGAGTTCGGGCGCGAGCACAACGAGAAGCTCCAGAACCTGTCGCGCTCCATGCTCGCGGGCCTCTACATGCTCGTGCGCTCGGTGAAGATGTATGACCCGGAGAACGCGGTCTTCGAAAAGCCGCTCCACCAGCTCCAGGACATCATCAATCAGATCATCGGCAAGGAAGGCCGGCTGGAGCTGACGGGCGTCAAGGACTCGTTCTACCTGAACGGCATGCTGGTGAAGGTGGACCTCAACTCCATCGAGAACCAGCGCTACCTCCTGTCGGAGCTGCGCGCCAAGGACGTGGGCGGCATCACGCTGACCAAGCCCGTCACGGTGCAGGAGCTGAAGAACTTCATCTGGATCTTCAGCAAGGAGCAGTCCGCCACGTCGGAGGAGGACGGCCTGCAGGGGCGCAAGCTCCTCAACATGCGCGTGGCCAAGTTCTCCAAGCTCCGGGAGAAGCTGAACAAGGACATGGACGCGCCGGGCGACCAGAAGGTCGACCGCAAGAAGTACGCGATGACCGTGTACGCCCGCGCGGTGTTCTTCCTGCAGAAGTACCTGGAGTCCGTGCGCGCGGGGAAGCCCATCGGCTCGTCGCGGGCGCTGCGCCTGGTGCAGGACTTCGTGGACATCTCCTACGATCAGCGCACCCACTTCCTGGGCATGACGACGCAGAAGCGCGAGGAGGACTACCTCGTCTACCACCAGGTGAACGTGGCGCTGATGTGCATCGTGTTCGGGGCGGAGCTGGGCCTCACCAAGCCCCAGCTGCGCGACCTGGGCTACATCGCCCTCTTCCACGACGCGGGCATGACGACGCTGCCGGAGGAGCTGGCCACCAAGCGCGGCGCGCTCACCGCGGACGAGAAGACGGCGGTGGCCCGCGCGCCGCTCATCAGCGTGCGGAACATCCTGATGGAGAAGGGCTTCAGCCGCTCCACGCTGCTGCGCGTGGTGACGACGTTCGAGCACAAGACGGACTACGGCACCGCGGTGCGGGATGCGCGCGGCAACATCCAGATGATCATCCCCAAGACGAACCTGGGGGTATACGCGAAGATCATCGCCATCTGCGACGCGTACGACGCGCTCACCTCGCGCCGTCCCTACCGCGACGCGTACGGCCCGGAGGTGGCGCTGATGCTGATGTGGACGGAGATGCGCCAGAAGTTCGACCCGGAGCTCTTGTCCGTCTTCATGCGGGTGATGGCCATCCAGCCCATCAAGGTCCTCTCCCGCCGCCAGCAGCAGCTCAGCGTCTCCGGCCTGTAG